The sequence GCTTCGCGTTCCTCACGATCGGCCTTTAACTCGAGAAAACGCGAATAGTTCGCTTCATAACGGAACAAGCGACCTCCATCCAATTCCAGCATTACTCCAGCGACACGATCCAAGAAGTAACGATCATGCGTGACCATTAATAAGGCGCCGCGGCGTCTTTTTAGATATTGCTCCAGCCAAGACACGGATTCCGTATCAATATGGTTAGTAGGCTCATCCAGGATAAGCAGTTCTGAGGGTGTAATCAGTGCTGCCGCTAGTGCCACACGCTTGCGCTGACCCCCGGAGAGAGAATCCATTAGAGCATCGAATTGGGTAATGCCGAGCTTCGTAAGTACACTCTTGGCTTCACTTTCCAAATGCCAAATATCCGCCGAACCGATATCATTTCCAATCTGTACCAGCTTGTCTTCCAGCTTTGAATTACCCGGATCACTTTCCAAAAGAGCTATTGTCTCCATATAGTTACGCATCATTACCAGTTCCGGCACATCTCCTGCAAAAACTTGCTGCAGTACTGTATTCGCTGGATCATACGGCGGATTCTGCGCCAGTGTCTGCACTCTTATACTATTTCCAATTGATACTTTGCCTGCATCTGGTGTTTCCAACCCGGCAATAATACGCAAAAAGGTTGATTTTCCCGTACCATTCACACCGATAATGCCGATCTTGTCCTGGTCTTCCATACCAAATGAAGCTTCACGGAACAGTACTTTTTCTCCATAGGTTTTGGAAAGATTCTCCACAGTCATAATGTTCATTCTATATCCTCGTTTGCTATATTATTTTCTTTATCATCCTCTGCAGGATGCAGGTTATTCATGGCTCCGTTAATAAAGAGGTTAGCGGCGAACTTGGCCCGCTTAAACGCATCCACCTCGGTAAAGGAGGGGTCGAACAAAATATCCATTTTGAGACGATCCAGCATGCCAATGTAAGACTGTGCCATCAATTCAGGCTCGGATGCCCGGCCCTCCAGCAGCACTTTTACAACCGCCTGCATGTATTGTTCCATAAAAAGCGCCATATACGCTACTAGCTCCGGGTTATTGTTAGGAGCAAGGAAAAAAAGCTTTGTATGCTGCTTGCGCTCATAATAATAGAATATATGATGCTTGGCGATCACCGACAGCTTATCTGTAAAAGTAGTGTGATCCTGAAGCTTATTCTCCAACTGTTGCAGATATCCCTCACAATCACGGCGCGTTACCGCCATAAACAGATCTTCTTTGCTTTTGAAATATAAGTACACGGTGCCCTTGGCAATCCCAGCCTGCTCCGCCACATCCGACATCTTCGTTTCGTAAAAACCACTTGAACCGAAAAGCGTATGGGCAGCATCCAGAATTGCCGTGTGTTTGTCATTGGATACGTTGCTCATCGGTTCACCCCCAAAGTGCGCCAAGCAGCAAAGCAATGGCAGCACCAATAATTGAACTGATTGTATTGACCGCATCATTGCTCATCCAGCGCCAGCCCCGGGCGTGCACAGTAGGAGCACCGCAATGCGATTCACCTTCAACGATACGGCCGCATACGGTACAGCGGTTCATCCGCTGCACAGTTGCACCAAGGACGGAGTCGGCAAAAGCACCCGCCAGACCTCCAAACAGCCCTGCCAGCGTAAGCAGCCAGAAAGAATGGCCCGGCATGCTAGACGCTGCCCGAAGCACCCAGGAAGCGGCACCTATGAGGACTCCACCGCAGGCAGCGGCAAGAGTACCCAACAACGAAACGGCACCAGATGCACCTGCCTG comes from Paenibacillus sp. 19GGS1-52 and encodes:
- a CDS encoding TetR/AcrR family transcriptional regulator, which produces MSNVSNDKHTAILDAAHTLFGSSGFYETKMSDVAEQAGIAKGTVYLYFKSKEDLFMAVTRRDCEGYLQQLENKLQDHTTFTDKLSVIAKHHIFYYYERKQHTKLFFLAPNNNPELVAYMALFMEQYMQAVVKVLLEGRASEPELMAQSYIGMLDRLKMDILFDPSFTEVDAFKRAKFAANLFINGAMNNLHPAEDDKENNIANEDIE